One Kribbella sp. NBC_00662 genomic region harbors:
- a CDS encoding M48 family metallopeptidase, which produces MSENGDRPTRQRVTLTDISSRAWEHPADRGALVALRQLKGFDYLLRKMSGMINERAFRLQFLGGAIRVDERQFPTVHRLYTEAAATLDVRQLPELYVTNSPIWNAMTIGMDKPFIVVNSALIQGMDEEELRFVLGHELGHAQSGHALYQSLLLWLMRLTGALNWMPIGALGLRAIVAALHEWSRKAELSGDRAGLLAAQDPAVALRVQMKLASGGQLGELDTTTFLAQGTEYESAGDLRDSVLKLLLLEAQSHPMAVIRAHELRRWVDEGEYTTIVSGDYPKRQDDANASISQEAKNAAKSYTDAFNRSQDPLAKLLRDLGDGLGGVRDWVSSRFPPRN; this is translated from the coding sequence ATGAGCGAGAACGGCGATCGGCCGACACGGCAGCGGGTGACGTTGACCGATATCAGTTCGCGGGCGTGGGAGCACCCTGCGGACCGCGGTGCGCTGGTGGCCCTGCGGCAGTTAAAGGGCTTCGACTACTTGCTGCGGAAGATGTCGGGGATGATCAACGAGCGCGCGTTCCGGCTGCAGTTCCTCGGCGGGGCGATCCGGGTGGACGAGCGGCAGTTCCCGACCGTGCACCGGCTCTACACCGAGGCCGCCGCCACCTTGGACGTCCGCCAGCTTCCCGAGCTGTACGTCACCAACAGCCCGATCTGGAACGCGATGACGATCGGCATGGACAAGCCGTTCATCGTCGTGAACAGCGCGCTGATCCAAGGCATGGACGAGGAGGAGTTGCGGTTCGTCCTCGGTCACGAGCTCGGTCACGCGCAGAGCGGCCACGCGCTGTACCAGTCGCTCCTGCTCTGGCTGATGCGTCTCACCGGCGCACTGAACTGGATGCCGATCGGCGCTCTCGGCCTCCGCGCGATCGTCGCCGCCCTGCACGAGTGGTCCCGCAAGGCCGAGCTGTCGGGTGACCGCGCCGGTCTGCTCGCGGCCCAGGACCCGGCGGTCGCGCTGCGCGTCCAGATGAAGCTCGCCAGCGGCGGTCAGCTCGGCGAGCTCGACACGACGACGTTCCTTGCGCAGGGCACGGAGTACGAGAGTGCCGGCGACCTGCGCGACAGCGTGCTGAAGCTGCTGCTGCTCGAGGCGCAGTCGCACCCGATGGCTGTGATCCGCGCGCACGAGCTGCGCCGCTGGGTCGACGAGGGCGAGTACACGACGATCGTGTCCGGCGACTACCCGAAGCGCCAGGACGATGCGAACGCGTCGATCTCGCAGGAGGCGAAGAACGCGGCCAAGTCGTACACCGACGCGTTCAACCGCTCGCAGGACCCGCTGGCCAAGCTGCTCCGCGACCTCGGCGACGGCCTCGGCGGCGTCCGCGACTGGGTCTCCTCGAGGTTCCCACCCCGAAACTGA
- a CDS encoding GNAT family N-acetyltransferase, with translation MIEIQAIGPDDWKSWSELRLAALAEAPFAFGSQLADWVDAPEERWRERLSAPGAYQVIASIDGTPAGMAGGFPDDDAAELVSMWVAPAGRGKGVGNALMTAIEDWARGIGATTLKLSVVPGNDPAHNLYLRHGYVDTDEPGDLMADGVTRELVMQKPL, from the coding sequence GTGATCGAGATACAGGCCATCGGCCCGGACGACTGGAAGTCCTGGAGCGAGCTCCGGCTCGCCGCACTCGCGGAGGCGCCGTTCGCCTTCGGTTCGCAGCTCGCGGACTGGGTGGACGCCCCCGAGGAACGCTGGCGGGAGCGGCTCAGTGCGCCCGGCGCGTACCAGGTGATCGCCTCGATCGACGGTACGCCAGCCGGCATGGCCGGCGGATTCCCGGACGATGACGCGGCCGAGCTCGTGTCGATGTGGGTCGCCCCCGCCGGTCGCGGGAAAGGCGTCGGCAACGCACTGATGACCGCAATCGAGGACTGGGCCCGCGGGATCGGCGCCACCACCCTGAAGCTGTCTGTTGTCCCCGGCAACGACCCGGCGCACAACCTCTACCTGCGCCACGGGTACGTCGACACCGACGAGCCCGGCGACCTGATGGCGGACGGCGTGACCCGCGAACTCGTGATGCAGAAACCCCTGTAG
- a CDS encoding MFS transporter codes for MSEEVIKADPPEGRPTDAVGESNGHGHRNLGIALALICMAQLMVVLDGTIVNIALPHIKGALGFSDASLPWVVNAYALAFGGLLLLGGRIGDILGRRKVFVFGVVLFGLASFVGGIAQSESVLLISRILQGLAAAAASPNALALITTTFPAGKERNRAMGVYAAMSGAGAAVGLILGGALTEASWRWTFFINTPIGLLVAVLAFRFLGESERQTGKFDLPGAITGTLGLTSLVYGLTHAATNGWGDALTLTYIFGGLALIGIFLGIEARSKHALMPFRILANRTRGVSFFVMLIVGAAMFSMFYFLGIFVQSIMGYSALKTGISFLPFSVGIVLAAQVASTLVARMDPRWIAGTGGVFVAAGMFGFSRLEVDSTYWTHLLPYILVLSFGMGLIFVPLTLTAVSGVAAEDSGVGSAVLNTVQQIGGAVGLALLGTISTSAIKDKFAELAPGLQKAAESGQSPDQIKQLQGQFTALATTHGFTRAFVWSAFLALGAALITLIGLSIKHKDLANDGQSPVHMG; via the coding sequence ATGTCCGAAGAAGTCATCAAGGCCGATCCGCCGGAAGGCAGGCCGACCGACGCGGTCGGTGAGTCCAACGGCCACGGCCACCGCAATCTCGGTATCGCGCTCGCGCTGATCTGCATGGCGCAGCTGATGGTGGTGCTGGACGGCACCATCGTCAACATCGCGCTGCCGCACATCAAGGGCGCGCTCGGCTTCAGCGACGCGTCGCTGCCGTGGGTGGTCAACGCGTACGCGCTGGCCTTCGGCGGTCTGCTGCTGCTCGGCGGCCGGATCGGTGACATCCTCGGTCGCCGCAAGGTCTTCGTGTTCGGTGTGGTCCTGTTCGGCCTGGCGTCGTTCGTCGGCGGTATCGCGCAGAGCGAGAGCGTGCTGCTGATCAGCCGGATCCTGCAGGGTCTCGCGGCCGCGGCGGCCTCGCCGAACGCGCTCGCGCTGATCACCACGACGTTCCCGGCCGGCAAGGAGCGCAACCGGGCGATGGGCGTGTACGCCGCGATGTCCGGGGCCGGCGCCGCCGTCGGTCTGATCCTGGGTGGGGCGCTGACCGAGGCGTCCTGGCGCTGGACGTTCTTCATCAACACGCCGATCGGCCTGCTGGTCGCCGTACTGGCCTTCCGGTTCCTGGGTGAGTCCGAGCGGCAGACCGGCAAGTTCGACCTGCCCGGCGCCATCACCGGCACCCTGGGTCTGACCTCGCTGGTCTACGGCCTGACGCACGCCGCGACCAACGGGTGGGGCGACGCGCTCACGCTGACGTACATCTTCGGCGGTCTGGCGCTGATCGGGATCTTCCTCGGTATCGAGGCCCGGTCGAAGCACGCGCTGATGCCGTTCCGGATCCTCGCGAACCGGACCCGTGGGGTCAGCTTCTTCGTGATGCTGATCGTCGGTGCGGCGATGTTCTCGATGTTCTACTTCCTGGGCATCTTCGTGCAGAGCATCATGGGCTACAGCGCGCTGAAGACCGGTATCTCGTTCCTGCCGTTCAGTGTCGGCATCGTGCTCGCGGCCCAGGTCGCGTCGACGCTGGTGGCGCGGATGGACCCGCGGTGGATCGCCGGTACCGGTGGCGTCTTCGTGGCGGCCGGCATGTTCGGATTCAGCCGGCTCGAGGTCGACTCGACGTACTGGACGCACCTGCTGCCGTACATCCTGGTGCTCTCGTTCGGTATGGGCCTGATCTTCGTGCCGCTCACGCTGACCGCGGTCAGCGGTGTGGCCGCGGAGGACTCCGGTGTCGGATCGGCGGTGCTGAACACGGTCCAGCAGATCGGTGGTGCGGTCGGCCTGGCGCTGCTGGGCACGATCTCCACCAGCGCGATCAAGGACAAGTTCGCCGAGCTGGCCCCGGGCCTGCAGAAGGCGGCCGAGTCCGGGCAGTCGCCGGACCAGATCAAGCAGCTGCAGGGACAGTTCACTGCACTGGCCACGACGCACGGGTTCACCCGCGCGTTCGTGTGGTCCGCGTTCCTGGCGCTGGGCGCCGCGCTGATCACGCTGATCGGCCTGTCGATCAAGCACAAGGACCTGGCCAACGACGGTCAGAGCCCGGTCCACATGGGCTGA
- a CDS encoding TetR-like C-terminal domain-containing protein, which translates to MDNVGVRQRPRVEGGREEEILDATVAVVAELGYDRLTMDAVATAAKASKATLYRRWSTKAELVVDAISRAKGCPMPEEVDTGSLRGDLISMSCGAGGFTDELPMSVIAGLLTALHRDAELQKAFRERFLAPRQALTNKVYERAVERGEIAPDVDVDLLSVTLPAVVIHHAYILGVEPTDDLILRVIDNVILPAARGSQVS; encoded by the coding sequence GTGGACAACGTAGGCGTTCGGCAGCGGCCGCGGGTCGAAGGCGGTCGTGAGGAGGAGATCCTCGATGCGACCGTGGCGGTGGTGGCCGAGCTCGGCTACGACCGGCTGACGATGGACGCGGTCGCGACGGCGGCCAAGGCCAGCAAGGCGACGCTGTACCGGCGCTGGTCCACCAAGGCCGAACTGGTCGTGGACGCGATCAGCCGGGCCAAGGGGTGCCCGATGCCGGAGGAGGTCGACACCGGCAGCCTGCGCGGTGACCTGATCTCGATGTCGTGCGGCGCGGGCGGCTTCACCGACGAGCTTCCGATGTCGGTGATCGCCGGTCTGCTGACCGCGCTGCATCGCGACGCCGAGCTGCAGAAGGCTTTCCGTGAGCGCTTCCTGGCGCCCCGGCAGGCCCTGACCAACAAGGTGTACGAGCGTGCCGTCGAGCGCGGCGAGATCGCACCGGACGTCGACGTCGACCTGTTGTCGGTGACGTTGCCGGCGGTGGTCATCCACCACGCCTACATCCTCGGCGTCGAGCCGACCGACGACCTGATCCTCCGAGTGATCGACAACGTGATCCTGCCTGCGGCGCGGGGGTCGCAGGTGAGCTGA
- a CDS encoding DUF4229 domain-containing protein: protein MKEFAIYTGLRAALFAVCFAVLWFALNNWLTIFPLLLVALILSSILSIFVLRAARERLAGKIETRAATISQRLEQARTAEDDD, encoded by the coding sequence ATGAAAGAGTTCGCCATCTACACCGGCCTGCGGGCGGCGCTGTTCGCCGTCTGCTTCGCCGTGCTGTGGTTCGCCCTGAACAACTGGCTGACGATCTTCCCGCTGCTCCTGGTCGCCCTGATCCTGTCGTCGATCCTCTCGATCTTCGTACTGCGCGCCGCCCGCGAACGGCTGGCCGGCAAGATCGAGACCCGCGCCGCGACGATCTCGCAGCGCCTCGAGCAGGCCCGCACCGCCGAAGACGACGACTGA
- the ccsB gene encoding c-type cytochrome biogenesis protein CcsB, which produces MSGETYAQVSNLLIPTATVIYVLALISHAMEWALGRAAVAKAPAEQEAAKAELVASGSSAVASGSTGVAEGVGSGAASSPSTSGAEGAESSERMDAASRIGLLLTWLGFVLHLGGVVTRGLAAGRVPWGNMYEFSITASLAVAIVYLIFVQKYKLQWLGLGVTFVIAAVLGLASLALYTPAGPLVPALHSYWLVIHVSSAAISGGAFTVGGLVSVLYLVKARAERKVLAGGTMSASLRRLPSAEAMDGTAYKVLAFAFPLWTFGVLVAGPIWAEHAWGRYWGWDPKEVWSLVTWVVYAAYLHARATAGWRGRRAATIAIVGWFVFIFNFVGVNLLVSGLHSYAGV; this is translated from the coding sequence ATGAGCGGGGAGACCTACGCACAAGTCTCCAACCTGCTGATCCCGACCGCCACGGTGATCTACGTCCTGGCCCTCATCTCCCACGCCATGGAATGGGCCCTCGGCCGCGCAGCCGTCGCAAAGGCTCCCGCGGAGCAGGAAGCAGCCAAGGCCGAGCTCGTCGCCTCCGGCTCCAGCGCCGTTGCCTCCGGCTCGACCGGGGTCGCCGAGGGCGTCGGATCCGGCGCGGCCTCGTCCCCCTCCACCTCCGGCGCCGAAGGCGCCGAGTCTTCGGAGCGGATGGATGCGGCGAGCCGGATCGGGTTGTTGCTGACCTGGCTGGGCTTCGTGCTGCACCTGGGTGGTGTTGTCACCCGCGGGTTGGCGGCGGGGCGGGTGCCGTGGGGGAACATGTATGAGTTCTCCATCACCGCATCGCTCGCCGTGGCGATCGTCTACCTGATCTTCGTGCAGAAGTACAAGCTGCAGTGGCTCGGCCTCGGCGTGACCTTCGTGATCGCCGCCGTACTCGGCCTCGCCTCGCTCGCGCTCTACACCCCGGCCGGCCCGCTCGTCCCGGCCCTGCACTCGTACTGGCTCGTCATCCACGTCTCGTCCGCCGCGATCTCCGGTGGTGCGTTCACCGTCGGAGGCCTCGTCTCGGTCCTGTACCTCGTGAAGGCCCGCGCCGAGCGCAAGGTCCTCGCCGGCGGCACGATGTCGGCATCGCTGCGCCGCCTCCCGAGCGCGGAGGCGATGGACGGTACGGCGTACAAGGTGCTCGCGTTCGCGTTCCCGCTGTGGACGTTCGGCGTACTCGTGGCCGGTCCGATCTGGGCCGAGCACGCCTGGGGCCGGTACTGGGGCTGGGACCCCAAGGAGGTCTGGTCGCTGGTGACCTGGGTGGTGTACGCCGCCTACCTGCACGCCCGCGCGACCGCCGGCTGGCGTGGCCGCCGGGCCGCGACGATCGCGATCGTCGGCTGGTTCGTCTTCATCTTCAACTTCGTCGGCGTGAACCTGTTGGTCTCTGGCCTGCACTCCTACGCTGGGGTCTGA
- a CDS encoding cytochrome c biogenesis protein ResB translates to MTEVKDRIAAASGPEEPSGPPAMGLVGWLRWTWRQLTSMKTALVLLFLLALGAVPGSLVPQTPIDPIKVSDFLTAHKTLGPLYDKLGLFDVYKSAWFSAIYLLLFISLIGCVVPRLSVYARGLRARPPKPPRNLNRLPGYERFEVDAPDGVLEAATRELRKRRFRVQVYDGGVGAERGYLREAGNLLFHFSLILALVGVAWGSLFGYRGTVLVVVGNGFSNTVAQYDDFTPGRAFSGDDDLPPFSLTVKDFEVKFQEDGPQKGAAREFKAQLGYQETPDAPEKSYELQVNHPLKLDGSSVYLLGHGYAPRVTVKDGQGNVAFSGPAPFLPQDSNFSSFGVIKAPDARPMTLGFEGFFLPTAVIGPDGPVSVFPDDLNPQLVMTGYYGRPQPETGKPESVYQLDKTKLTQFQQNGDKWRFQLAPGQSVALPDKAGSITFNGYSRWVKLQISHTPGTDLALAGILLAILGLMGSLFVHPRRTWVRVRDEDGRTVVEVAGLDRGPERGLGDEIQAITKSLKPASSSTEEQP, encoded by the coding sequence ATGACAGAGGTCAAGGACCGCATCGCGGCCGCGTCCGGACCGGAGGAGCCGTCCGGCCCGCCGGCGATGGGACTGGTCGGATGGTTGCGGTGGACCTGGCGGCAGCTGACGTCGATGAAGACCGCGCTGGTGCTGCTGTTCCTGCTCGCGCTCGGCGCGGTGCCCGGATCGCTCGTGCCGCAGACGCCGATCGACCCGATCAAGGTCTCGGACTTCCTCACCGCGCACAAGACGCTCGGTCCGCTGTACGACAAGCTCGGGCTGTTCGACGTTTACAAGTCCGCGTGGTTCTCGGCGATCTACCTGCTGCTGTTCATCTCGCTGATCGGTTGCGTCGTACCGCGGCTCTCTGTTTACGCGAGGGGATTGCGGGCGCGGCCGCCGAAGCCGCCACGGAACCTGAACCGGCTGCCCGGGTACGAACGCTTCGAGGTCGACGCCCCGGACGGCGTACTCGAGGCCGCGACCCGCGAGCTGCGCAAGCGCCGGTTCCGCGTGCAGGTGTACGACGGTGGCGTCGGCGCGGAGCGTGGTTATCTGCGCGAGGCGGGCAACCTGCTCTTCCACTTCTCGCTGATCCTCGCGCTGGTCGGTGTCGCGTGGGGTTCGCTGTTCGGCTACCGCGGCACGGTGTTGGTTGTCGTGGGCAACGGGTTCTCGAACACGGTCGCGCAGTACGACGACTTCACGCCGGGGCGGGCGTTCAGCGGTGACGACGATCTGCCGCCGTTCTCGCTGACGGTCAAGGACTTCGAGGTGAAGTTCCAGGAGGACGGACCGCAGAAGGGTGCGGCGCGGGAGTTCAAGGCGCAGCTCGGTTACCAGGAGACGCCGGACGCGCCGGAGAAGTCGTACGAGCTGCAGGTCAACCATCCGCTGAAGCTGGACGGCAGCAGCGTCTACCTGCTCGGGCACGGATACGCGCCACGGGTGACGGTCAAGGACGGGCAGGGGAACGTCGCGTTCTCCGGGCCGGCGCCGTTCCTGCCGCAGGACTCGAACTTCTCGTCGTTCGGCGTGATCAAGGCGCCGGACGCGCGGCCGATGACGCTGGGCTTCGAAGGGTTCTTCCTGCCGACCGCGGTGATCGGGCCGGACGGACCGGTGTCGGTCTTCCCCGACGACCTGAACCCGCAGCTGGTGATGACCGGGTACTACGGCCGGCCGCAGCCGGAGACGGGTAAGCCGGAGTCGGTGTACCAGCTGGACAAGACCAAGCTGACGCAGTTCCAGCAGAACGGCGACAAGTGGCGGTTCCAGCTCGCGCCCGGGCAGAGCGTCGCGCTGCCGGACAAGGCCGGGTCGATCACGTTCAACGGGTACAGCCGGTGGGTGAAGCTGCAGATCAGCCACACTCCCGGTACTGATCTCGCGCTGGCAGGCATCCTGCTGGCGATCCTCGGGCTGATGGGCTCGCTGTTCGTGCATCCGCGGCGCACCTGGGTGCGCGTCCGGGACGAGGACGGGCGTACCGTTGTCGAGGTCGCCGGTCTGGACCGTGGTCCCGAACGCGGCCTCGGCGACGAGATCCAAGCAATCACCAAGAGCCTCAAACCAGCCAGCTCGAGCACCGAGGAGCAGCCATGA
- a CDS encoding cytochrome c biogenesis CcdA family protein, giving the protein MGQWFADSMTGSMLVALPIAVLAGAISFFSPCVVPLLPGYLSYVTGLSAAELDSAKRGRMLAGTALFVAGFSAVFILTGVVFGKAGDLLIDHQTAITRVLGALTVVLGIIFLGGFGFMQRDLRVHRVPAVGIAAAPLLGVLFGFGWTPCIGPTLGTVMTLATTEGSTGRGAALALVFSLGLGIPFIVAALAFRRMLGAVAWVRKHQLLVIRIGGVLMIAVGLLLLTGVWDAMTADLRQWVANFGSAV; this is encoded by the coding sequence ATGGGACAGTGGTTCGCCGACTCGATGACGGGGTCGATGCTGGTAGCGCTGCCGATCGCAGTGCTCGCCGGCGCGATCTCGTTCTTCTCGCCGTGCGTCGTACCACTGCTCCCCGGCTACCTCTCCTACGTCACCGGCCTGTCCGCTGCCGAGCTGGACTCCGCCAAGCGCGGCCGGATGCTGGCCGGTACGGCGTTGTTCGTGGCCGGGTTCTCGGCGGTGTTCATCCTGACCGGGGTGGTGTTCGGCAAGGCCGGTGATCTGCTGATCGATCACCAGACCGCGATCACCCGGGTGCTCGGCGCGCTGACCGTTGTGCTCGGCATCATCTTCCTCGGCGGGTTCGGATTCATGCAGCGGGACCTGCGGGTGCACCGGGTTCCGGCGGTCGGGATCGCGGCGGCGCCGTTGCTCGGCGTACTGTTCGGATTCGGGTGGACGCCGTGTATCGGTCCGACGCTCGGGACCGTGATGACGCTGGCCACCACCGAGGGCAGCACCGGGCGGGGTGCGGCGCTGGCGCTGGTGTTCAGCCTCGGGCTGGGCATTCCGTTCATCGTCGCGGCGCTGGCGTTCCGGCGGATGCTGGGCGCGGTGGCGTGGGTCCGCAAGCACCAACTGCTGGTGATCCGGATCGGCGGCGTACTGATGATCGCGGTGGGACTGCTGCTGCTGACGGGAGTGTGGGATGCGATGACCGCGGACCTGCGGCAGTGGGTCGCCAACTTCGGATCGGCGGTCTGA
- a CDS encoding TlpA family protein disulfide reductase, producing MFRRTAVAVAGLLLVAGCSSGQQAAQNRQGQSGFVSGNGNVSVFAAGDRKAAPELTGKTLDGKTWTLSEQTGKVVVLNVWGSWCPPCRKEAPDLVAASKELGPSVQFIGLNTRDLDPAQAKKFVQEFAVPYPNLYDPDGKGLLRFRGQISSAAIPTTLVIDKTGKVAGRVVGEVTKQTLLGMVKDAG from the coding sequence ATGTTCCGTCGTACTGCGGTCGCCGTGGCCGGACTGCTCCTCGTCGCGGGGTGCAGCTCGGGCCAGCAGGCCGCGCAGAACCGCCAGGGTCAGTCGGGCTTCGTCAGCGGCAACGGCAACGTGTCGGTGTTCGCGGCCGGGGACCGGAAGGCCGCGCCGGAGCTGACCGGGAAGACGCTGGACGGGAAGACCTGGACGCTGTCCGAGCAGACCGGCAAGGTCGTCGTACTGAACGTGTGGGGCTCGTGGTGCCCGCCGTGCCGCAAAGAAGCGCCTGACCTGGTCGCGGCGTCGAAGGAGCTCGGCCCGTCGGTGCAGTTCATCGGGCTGAACACGCGCGACCTCGATCCGGCGCAGGCGAAGAAGTTCGTCCAGGAGTTCGCGGTGCCTTACCCGAACCTCTACGACCCGGACGGCAAGGGCCTGCTGCGGTTCCGCGGGCAGATCTCGTCGGCAGCGATCCCGACCACACTGGTGATCGACAAGACCGGCAAGGTCGCCGGGCGGGTCGTGGGGGAAGTGACGAAGCAGACTCTGCTCGGCATGGTCAAGGACGCCGGTTGA
- a CDS encoding histidine phosphatase family protein, translating to MRHGEVYNPTGVLYGRIPDFHLSELGRAMAERVAEHVKGRDIVHLVSSPLERAQETMEPIAKVFGLTPDIDERVIEAANLFEGKKFGVGDGALRRPSAWWLLRNPWKPSWGEPYQQIVRRMRDAIETAREKAAGHEALIVSHQLPIWIVRSAIEGRRMFHDPRKRQCSLASLTSFTFHGDQIVSVGYSEPAKDLLPVKPAKKFVGGA from the coding sequence ATGCGTCACGGCGAGGTGTACAACCCGACCGGCGTGCTCTACGGCCGGATCCCCGATTTCCACCTGTCCGAGCTCGGCCGCGCGATGGCCGAGCGGGTGGCCGAGCACGTCAAGGGCCGCGACATCGTGCACCTAGTCAGCTCGCCGCTGGAGCGGGCCCAGGAGACGATGGAGCCGATCGCGAAGGTGTTCGGGCTCACGCCCGACATCGACGAGCGGGTGATCGAGGCGGCGAACCTGTTCGAGGGCAAGAAGTTCGGCGTCGGTGACGGCGCGCTTCGCCGGCCCAGCGCGTGGTGGCTGTTGCGGAACCCGTGGAAACCGTCCTGGGGTGAGCCGTACCAGCAGATCGTCCGGCGGATGCGGGACGCGATCGAGACCGCCCGGGAGAAGGCCGCCGGGCACGAGGCGCTGATCGTGTCGCACCAGCTGCCGATCTGGATCGTCCGGTCCGCGATCGAGGGCCGGCGGATGTTCCACGACCCGCGCAAGCGGCAGTGCAGCCTGGCCAGCCTGACCTCGTTCACCTTCCACGGCGACCAGATCGTCTCGGTCGGGTACTCCGAGCCGGCGAAGGACCTGCTGCCGGTCAAGCCTGCCAAGAAGTTCGTAGGCGGCGCGTGA